The Streptomyces tendae genome contains the following window.
CTGTGGGCACTGCTTACGCCCCGCCGGTGATCTGGTGGGGTGAATCCGCCCCGACCACATCCGCCCGCACCCCGGACGACCTGAGGTTGCACCGCAGGCCCCGGTCTGACGGTGCGTCCTGGACAAGCTGATCGCAGCCGGTCCGCAGGTTCACCTGGAGAGCGAAGCAGAGGCATCATCCCGGGCAGGGATGAGGGGTGCGGCGCCGTGGCGGCGTTGGCGTCGGCTGTATTCGGTGATGGCCTGCCACAGGTCACGCCGGTCGACGTCGGGCCAGTAGCGGGGGGTGAAGTGCAGTTCGGCGTAGGTGGCGTGCCAGGGCAGGAAGTTGGAGGTGCGTTGTTCGCCTCCGGTGCGCCACAGGAGGTCGACGTCGGGCATGTCGGGGTGGGGCATGTGGCGGGCGAAGTCGTCCTCGCCGATGAACCGGGGGTCGATGTCGCCTGCGCGGGCTGCTTGGGCGAGGGCTGCGGCGGTGCGGGTGATCTCGTCGCGGCCGCCGTAGTTGATGCACACGGTCAGGGTCAGGCCGGTGCGGTTGCGGGTGCGGTGCTCTTCGCGTCGCAAGGCGTGCACGAGTTCGTCGGGGAGTTTGTCGGGGTGGCCCAGCCAGCGCTGGCGTACGTCGAGGTCGCGCAGGGGGCCGTCGTCGAGGTCGTGTCGGATCGCGTCCAGGATGGTGGTGATCTCGTCGGTGTCGCGTTTCCAGTTCTCGGTGGAGAACGCGTACAGGGTCAGGTGGGGCAGGCCGATCTCGAGTGCGCCGTAGATCATCTCGTGGACGGCGGGACCGCCGGTGCGATGGCCTTGCGGGCGGGGCAGGTCGCGCTGCTGAGCCCAGCGGCCGTTGCCGTCCATGATGACCGCCACGTGGGCGGGCATCCGGTCGGCGGGGATCTGCGGGGGCCGGGCCCCGCCTGGGTGCGGGGGCGGGGGCCGCAGTGCGGTGCTCTCGGCTGCCGGGCTCACAGCGCTCAGGGGGGCCGACGGCCGTCGGGGCCCGGGGACGGTCAGCGGGGTCAGGCTCCAGGCCAGGCGCGCGCGGAGGCGGGCGGGGGCGAGGATGCGGGCGCGGGCGACCAGGGTGGGCCGGGGTGCGCGCTCGAGCAGGGCGGGGCCGGCGGCGTCGACGGCATCGAGTTGGGCGCGCATCAGGCAGGCGACCGTGTCGAGGACGATGGCGGCGCCCGGGTGCATGCCCCTGGTCATCGCGGGCTGTGTCAGCCACTGGCGGGCCAGGGCCGTCATCTCCCCGATCAGCGCCGCTGTGGCCGGGCTCCAACGCCCCTGCCGCAGGTCGTCTTCCACGCCGGGGAAGGCGACCAGGGCTTCGTGCGGCAGGAGCAGGTCGCCCTGGGGGAGGTCGGTGCTCAGGTCGGTGAGGATGTCGGTGAGCTGGGCGCCGTCGACGAACTGTTCGTAGTCCTTGTGCCGGTCCAGCCGGAGCGTCATCGGCGCTCCGGCTTGCTCGAACAGGTGTCGTAGCTGGTCGACCCACGGCACCACTTCCTCGGTGCACCAGGCGCGCCACTGGTCCCAGTCGGCGAAGCGCCGGCCGCGGACGTCCTCACGCGTGCTGGTCATGGCGCCCCGCAGGCTGGACAGGTCCAGATGCCATCGCAGGGCGGTGTCCACCAGGGCGTGGCGGACCGGATCGGTGCTGGTGCCGGCCGCCAGGTCGTCTTGCAGGGCGTGGGTCCACGCTTCGACGCGGGCCTCACGCTCGGCCGGTGGTGCATCCCGCTGGTCGGCGAGGTCGTCCAGAACGCTCGCCGCTCAGCGGATCGTCGCGTTCGGTCGTGGGTTCTCCGCCGCCGTCGGTGTTCTCACCGCCCCCGGCATCCACGTCGTCCTCCTGCCCGTCGGGTACGTCGCCGTGGATGCCGACGAGGGCGGCGAGGGCGTAGTAGTGGGCGAACGATCCCTCCGTGGCCGCGCTGACGGCCTTCTCGGCATGGGTGAGACAGGTGGTGAGGTCGTCGGGATCACCGGTGAGGATCCAGCGGCTGCGGAACATGTTCGCCGCGGCGGTCAACCGTTCCGATCGTCTCCTGTGGCCGTCCGGGGTGAGCCGCAGGACGGTGACCATCACGTCCAGGGCCTCGTCCAGATCGGAGGGAATCTCGTGGCGGTTGTGGCGCTGGCCGAGGGCGGACGCCAGGTTGTGGACCACGGAGATCTGGACGTCGCCGTACCCCCCGACGTCGGAAGCGGACCCGGTGTCCGCCTCCAAAGGGTCGCCCAGCCGGGCCCGGATGGAGGCCCAGGCCGTCCGGTAGATCTCCACGGCCCGGTCCAGATCCTCGGGCGGACCGCCCTGCTGGTGGCGCTGGCTCAGACAGGCGGCCAGTTGGAGCAGGGCGGCCGACTCCGGGTCCGGCGGGACGGGGACGGCGACCGCCCGCTGTGCGTGGGCCAGTGCCACCTCCAGATCCGGGAGTGCGCTGAAGACGTGGAAGCGGTCGTGGTGGTTGGCGGACTGGACCGTGAGGAAGTCCTGCCTCGTCCGGTCGTCGAGGTCCGGGCGGTCCAGCGCCTCGGCGACCAGATCGATCGCACGCTCGAAGTCGGCCGGGTCGAGGCTGACCGAGGCACGCATCCGGTACGCCTCGGCGACGAAGTACGCGACCCGCACGAGCCGTTCGGAGTGGGGTGGCGGCTGACGCAGGACGTGCTCGCCGTGCTCGATCGCCCGGTCCAGGTCGCCGAGGTCGGTGCCGTCGTCGTAGCGCCGCCAGTAGGTGAGGGCAAGGAGCTCGCGGCACAGGACGGCCGGTTCGCGGAGGGAACGCGACGACGCGCGGGCGAGGACCCGCTCCCATGCCTCGATCGCCGAGTTCCGTGTGGTCTTTGTGTCGTCGTGCACGAGGAGCTTGAGCACGGTGCCGGCGTACATGGTGAGGGCTTCACCCAGCTGGGCCTCGTCGTCCGGGAGGAGGACGAGGGACTCCGCCATCGCCTGACACGCCTGGCGCAGTTCCGTGGCCGGTCGGTCCGCCCGCTCGGCGATCTGCGAGAGAGTGGCACCGTAGTTGTTGAGGATCCTGGCGCGCACGGAGGAGGCGAGCGGGAGGGCCAGGGCCTCGCGATGGGCTTCGAGGGCGTCGCTCATCAGGTCCTGGTCGCCGGTCACCGTGGCCAGGTGCAGCCGTGCCATCGCCAGGTTGGGGAGGAAGGTCCGCAGCAGGCCGAAGTTCCCCGCCCGCCGCGCGTGTTCGACCACGGCGAGTGTGTGGTCGAGGGCTGCGCGCAGATTCTCCTCCTGGTCGCGGTGTTCGCTCAGACGGAAGAGGACGGCGCCGAGGTCGCCGCGCATCGACACGTGGGTGTCGCTGTCCGGAGGGGTGTGCTCCAGGGCCTTGCGCCAGAAGGAGGCGGATTCGTTCAAGAGTTGGGGGTCTCGGTGGAGGGTGCCGGCGTCGCCGAGGACGAGCGCCAGGTTGGCCGCCATGGCTCCGCGGGTCGGGCGGAGAGACACCGCTTGGCGGCTCGCCGCAATCGACCGTGTCAACAGGCCGGACCCTCCGGTGACCCGCCACGTTGCGCGCAGCAGACGGCCCAGCCGGTCGAAGCGCTCCGCACGGAGCCCGTCGGGCGCGGCCCGGTCGGTGAGCGCCTCGGCCTTGGGGATCAGGGAGCGGTGGACGTCCACCCCCTCCGGATCCTTCGGCAGGCAGTCCAGCAGCGTCGACCAGATGTTGCTCTCCGCGCGTGGGTCCGCGGATGCCTCGTCCAGGAACTCCAGGGCGATGTCCTCCGCCTCACGTTTCAGTCCGGGCAGATTCGCGCGGTCGCCGACCCTGAGCACCTCCGGCAGCATGTTGGAGGCGCAGGCCAGGCGCTCCATGCCGGAGAG
Protein-coding sequences here:
- the uppS gene encoding polyprenyl diphosphate synthase: MDDLADQRDAPPAEREARVEAWTHALQDDLAAGTSTDPVRHALVDTALRWHLDLSSLRGAMTSTREDVRGRRFADWDQWRAWCTEEVVPWVDQLRHLFEQAGAPMTLRLDRHKDYEQFVDGAQLTDILTDLSTDLPQGDLLLPHEALVAFPGVEDDLRQGRWSPATAALIGEMTALARQWLTQPAMTRGMHPGAAIVLDTVACLMRAQLDAVDAAGPALLERAPRPTLVARARILAPARLRARLAWSLTPLTVPGPRRPSAPLSAVSPAAESTALRPPPPHPGGARPPQIPADRMPAHVAVIMDGNGRWAQQRDLPRPQGHRTGGPAVHEMIYGALEIGLPHLTLYAFSTENWKRDTDEITTILDAIRHDLDDGPLRDLDVRQRWLGHPDKLPDELVHALRREEHRTRNRTGLTLTVCINYGGRDEITRTAAALAQAARAGDIDPRFIGEDDFARHMPHPDMPDVDLLWRTGGEQRTSNFLPWHATYAELHFTPRYWPDVDRRDLWQAITEYSRRQRRHGAAPLIPARDDASASLSR